The genomic DNA ccctcaccccctccccttaccctcacccttcttcttaccctcacccctccccttaccctcacccCCTCCCCTTCAGCTTACCCTTACCCTCACCCCCTCCCCTTACCCTTCCCCTtaccctcacccctccccttacactcaccccctccccttaccctcacctgtcctcctctacctgtaccctccctgatccttacatctgaccctggtctatacctgtcctcctctacctgtaccctccctgatccttacatctgaccctggtctatacctgtcctcctctacctgtatcttccctgatccttacatctgaccctggtctatacctgtcttcctcttcctgtaccctccctgatccttacatctgaccctagtctatacctgtcttcctctacctgtaccctccctgatccttacatctgaccctgttctatacctgtcctcctctacctgtaccctccctgatccttacatctgtccctgttctatacctgtcctcctctacctgtaccctccctgatccttacatctgtccctgttctatacctgtcttcctctacctgaaccctccctgatccttacatctgaccctggtctatacctgtcttcctctacctgtaccctccctgatccttacatctgacccaggtctatacctgtcttcctctacctgaaccctccctgatccttacatctgaccctggtctatacctgtcttcctctacctgtatcctccctgatccttacatctgaccctggtctatacctgtcttcctctacctgaaccctccctgatccttacatctgaccctggtctatacctgtcttcctcttcctgtatcctccctgatccttacatctgaccctggtctatacctgtcttcctctacctgaaccctccctgatccttacatctgatcctggtctatacctgtcttcctctacctgtaccctccCTAGTCCGAACCTAACATCTGACCTGTCTTCCCTCATGCCTTAATACATATGGTTTTCCTTCAAATATGAAAGACACATAATGGAACTTAATCAAAGCATTTCATAGGCCTATACCCATAACATCACTTACGCCACATTTCACAAACAGAATGCTACTCTTTATGTATAAAACTCACCTGTGTCACTCAAGATAACCAGAAGAGGGAGCCATTGTGAAGAATCAAGAAATCCCATTTTGAAGATTTTAATGCGTAATTTACAGACAGTCAATCACTTATCACCAATGTCAGGCATCACTCAGTGATAGCACTATCAAACTCAATGAAATATTTCAAGGCAGCAATGTTAACGCTGTCCGTCTGCAGACATAACAACAGTCTTGTGAAATGTAAAGAGGTTCATAAGTTGTTTGTATTAGTCAATGGTGGAGTCGGCTTGCAGTTTCAAAATTGTGGTACCTTTCTTTATGTCTACATTTCCAAGTAACTGTTCAGGCTGACCAGTACCGTACACAACTATTCACACAAGGTGAGGTCCGGCTGATCAGTTAGGGCTGATCGGGTCATTAAGCCATAAACAGTAAAAAACAATGGAAACTAATGAACTAAGATTGTTCTCATTGTCAGCAGACAACCCTCTTTAGTAGAAGGCCTGTGTGGCTGAAAGCACTGAACTGAGCATTTACAGTTTGAGCAATTCCAGTGGCGGCTGATggcaggagctataggaggacgggctcattgtaatggctggaatggaattgatggaatggtatcaaacatatggaaaccacgtttgactccgttccaatcATTCctttccagtcattacaatgagcccatcctcctattgcTCCTCCCACCAAACTCCACTGAGCAATTCAATGTTAGCGCCCAAAGTGTCTTCAGTCATACAGCAACACTCTGGTCCTGGTTAGCGGTGGTAGGAATGGTTTGGTCCGAAGTCAGCCTGGTGTTGGTCTTCAGGGTAGGCAAGGTTTGTATGTGCGTAGGCCTGGTTTGGTTCAGGATAGGCATGGTTTTGGTCAGGGTCATCAAGGAAGTCAGGGTTTGGTTCACAATGTTCCTCAGAGCGAATCAGTTGACTACCATTTCTCAGCTTGGCTTTCTGACCAACAGTCTGGTATAGATACACAGCCACTATAAACTGGAGGACCTGtttaacatcaacaacaacaacaacaaactggaAAACCTGTCGATTAAGACAAATGTGAACAGCTGAGTAGTGCGTATGTgcatgtgtctttgtgtgtgtgtgtgtgtgtgtgtgtgtgtgtgtgtgtgtgtgtgtgtgtgtgtgtctttgtgtgtgtgtgtgtgtttgtctttgtgtgtgtgtctctgtgtgtctgtgtgtgtttgtgtgtgttcatgtgtctgtgtgttacctgAACGATTAGCAGGCCCACTTCCATGCCCACTATTGTCAAAGTGTTCTCCTTCAGCCAGTTGGTGATTATGTCTACACAACTctgtaaaaaaacacacacactggaaaatgTCAATACAgatgggaggagtgtgtgtgcatggagagagagagagagagagagagagagagagagagagagagagagagagagagagagaggtagagagagagaggtagagaggtagagagagagactgtacctgtgGATGGATCTGTGTTTCATTTCCATTTCCAAACAGCAGTGTGCTGAATCCTGAGATGGCAGGACAGTCCGTGGTGTTGAAACAGGAACAGGGATACACCTCTATCAGACTGTTGTTCTTAATGAACATGTTTCTCTGCCAGTCATTAGGACTCTGCATACCACAGCAgtgcccctacacacacacacgtattcacacacacgcacgcacacaattgGTCAGTTTGGTCTCGCCTCATCTTCACTTTTGATGTGGACCATATTTCACAATTGCTGTCATACATACATAGCGCTGTACATTATCCAGAAGCTTCCAATGTCGTTGATTGTCAGGGTTTGTTCCATATTCAGTGATGATCTTATCCACTTCTATTTTCATCTTAGATGTGATCTGTAAGAACAAaacacatgtctgtctgtctgtctgtctgtctgtctgtctgtctgtctgtctgtctgtctggctggctggctggctggctggctggctggctggctggctggctggctggctggctggctggctggctgtctgtctgtctgtctgtctgtctgtctgtcatagtACTATGCAACAACATGTTAAAGACAGTCCATTTTCTCTGAGATGCTTAATACTTGGTCCTGGACATACCTTTCCATGATTTAACAAAATGATGAAGGTGACAAACAGCTGACCAAGGACGATGCAGATCAGGAAGCCCATATACTGAGAGGAAAGGTAAGACAGAGAGTTGACTAAAATCAGTTAGACCACCACAAACACTGCACTAGGAGCTTAAGATgagtcacgtgtgtgtgtgtgtgtgtgtgtgtgtgtgtgtgtgtgtgtgtgtgtgtgtgtgtgtgtgtgtgtgtgtgtgtgtgtgtgtgtgtgtgtgtgtgtgtgtgtgtgtgtgtgtgttagtgatgcgcgggtcagctgtttgttccaacaagctctcacagtctcacagcAGAATCATATGTTTGTCCATAAACATCAAATTTCAAAGGTTAtactatatgtgataaagtggGTGGGTGTCTTATTATGACCGTAACATGACCACTCACCAGTAGTAGGAAGCACCTGTTCTCCAGTTGGGCTCCCATACACCCCAGGATAGTGACACCAACCACCACTAGACCAATGATGAACAGTCCCCCAGCTACAGTCTTCAcctcaactacacacacacacacacacacacacacacacacacacacacacacacacacacacacacacacacacacacacacacacacacacacatacacatacaagcacacgcactcacacaaacacacacacacaacaaaaacacagGTGTGTTTTCGGAGGAACAATCACACCCTTGTCTCTCTCATAACATTTGAGTTAATATAGAAACTCTGAAATGTGACAAATGGCAATTCTCTGTCCAGTATAACTCACCAGAGCTGAGAACAGAAATGAAATTGTCTTTGTCAAACAAGATCCATACCGCACATCCAAAGATACAGAGCCCCAGAATCTGTGTAGAGGATTCAGAAAGCTGCATGTCACTTCATATGTAGTACATTAAACCCTAATGTAGGGAGGCAAAGCCACATCTCTGGATCGTTTTTAGAAGATTCAGATGATGAATGCTAGTTGGTTTAGATTAGGGTTAGGTTGAATTCTCCATCTTTTTTTGTTCTTACCAGGAAAACAGAGTTGAAAACTGCTGCAAAGAATTTCAGAATTTGAAACT from Salmo salar chromosome ssa07, Ssal_v3.1, whole genome shotgun sequence includes the following:
- the LOC123743820 gene encoding CD82 antigen, producing the protein MKVDDKFQILKFFAAVFNSVFLILGLCIFGCAVWILFDKDNFISVLSSVEVKTVAGGLFIIGLVVVGVTILGCMGAQLENRCFLLLYMGFLICIVLGQLFVTFIILLNHGKITSKMKIEVDKIITEYGTNPDNQRHWKLLDNVQRYGHCCGMQSPNDWQRNMFIKNNSLIEVYPCSCFNTTDCPAISGFSTLLFGNGNETQIHPQSCVDIITNWLKENTLTIVGMEVGLLIVQVLQFIVAVYLYQTVGQKAKLRNGSQLIRSEEHCEPNPDFLDDPDQNHAYPEPNQAYAHTNLAYPEDQHQADFGPNHSYHR